In Panacibacter ginsenosidivorans, the following proteins share a genomic window:
- a CDS encoding quinol:cytochrome C oxidoreductase, which produces MASFRAQFEMPSRTKTWSLTLIAIGVLALIIGLVTKGFSSDEQEKSVFWGTLMYNSIFFTLICNASMFFICATTLAMGGWQMVFRRVPEAISKAVITLGSITWLILFYIIVIDHNHHIYHWLSEDAKTDPVLKGKLGFLNPIFFLIWTTLAIGLWILLGARMRKLSSEADEGVMDSEKGKSYIWRNTVTASLFIVWFALTVGSTIPWLWLMSLDAHWYSTMYSWYTFASAFVSGMALITLWVIFLKNKGYLEYANKEHLHNLGIFMFAFSIFWTYLWFSQYMLIWYGNISEETIYFKDRIQGPYKGIFFLNLIINFVCPLLILMKRSTKRNYTLVTFMAVLIIFGHWIDFFQMVMGSVSKDHVSLGWLDFGVAAFFVGLIIFLVSKELANKPLLGKYHPFLKESIIHHTI; this is translated from the coding sequence CAGAGCACAATTCGAAATGCCTTCAAGAACGAAAACATGGTCACTGACCTTAATAGCTATTGGAGTTTTGGCATTGATCATTGGGTTAGTTACAAAAGGATTCAGCAGTGATGAACAGGAGAAATCTGTTTTCTGGGGTACACTGATGTACAACAGCATTTTCTTTACGCTTATCTGTAACGCAAGTATGTTTTTTATTTGCGCAACAACTTTAGCAATGGGAGGCTGGCAAATGGTATTTCGCAGGGTTCCTGAAGCTATTTCAAAGGCAGTAATTACTTTAGGAAGCATCACATGGCTTATTCTTTTCTATATAATCGTTATAGATCATAATCATCATATTTATCACTGGTTAAGTGAGGATGCTAAGACAGATCCGGTACTTAAAGGGAAACTAGGATTTCTTAATCCTATATTCTTTCTTATATGGACGACACTTGCAATAGGTCTGTGGATATTATTAGGAGCACGCATGCGAAAACTGAGTAGTGAAGCAGACGAAGGCGTAATGGATTCGGAGAAAGGTAAAAGTTATATTTGGAGAAATACGGTTACAGCTTCATTATTTATCGTTTGGTTTGCACTTACAGTAGGTTCTACTATTCCATGGTTATGGCTAATGAGCCTTGATGCACATTGGTATTCCACCATGTATAGCTGGTACACTTTTGCAAGCGCATTTGTAAGCGGTATGGCATTAATTACATTATGGGTTATTTTCCTGAAAAATAAAGGCTATTTGGAATACGCTAATAAAGAGCATTTACATAACCTTGGTATATTCATGTTTGCATTTTCTATATTCTGGACATATCTCTGGTTTTCCCAATACATGCTGATATGGTATGGTAATATTTCAGAAGAAACTATTTATTTTAAAGATCGCATACAGGGACCTTATAAGGGTATCTTTTTTTTAAACCTTATAATCAATTTCGTGTGTCCGTTGTTAATTTTAATGAAGCGCTCTACTAAAAGAAATTATACACTGGTTACTTTTATGGCTGTGTTAATCATATTTGGTCATTGGATAGATTTTTTCCAAATGGTTATGGGAAGTGTTTCAAAAGATCATGTTTCGCTAGGCTGGTTAGATTTTGGAGTAGCCGCTTTTTTTGTAGGACTAATTATATTCCTGGTTAGTAAGGAACTTGCAAATAAACCTTTGTTAGGCAAGTATCATCCTTTCCTCAAGGAAAGTATTATACACCACACAATATAG
- a CDS encoding cytochrome c oxidase subunit I, with protein MSNEAVLDPHVGGIIHHDTEHGEHHEHHHHETFITKYVFSQDHKMIGKQFLITGMFWAVMGGLMSVLFRLQLGYPDSTFPWLEDILGKWAKGGHITAEAYYALVTMHGTVMVFFVLTAGLSGTFANLLIPLQIGARDMASPFMNMLSYWFFFIASVVMLSSIFVETGPFSGGWTAYPPLSALGDASPGSKTGMDLWIIAMALFVVSSLLGGLNYIATILNMRTKGMSMTRLPLTIWALFFTAVLGVLSFPVLLSGFILLIFDRNFGTSFYLSDIFVNGVGALPNEGGNAILFQHLFWFLGHPEVYIIILPGMGIVSEVMSVNARKPIFGYMAMVGSLFAIAILSFLVWAHHMFVTGLNPFLGSIFVLLTLLIAVPSAIKVFNWLTTLWRGNLRFTPAMLFAIGFVSMFISGGLTGIWLGNSALDIHLHDTYFVIAHFHIVMGVAGVFGMYCGIYHWFPKMYGRYLNNNLGYIHFWLTMIGAYLIFWPMHYEGLAGMPRRYYDYSVWESFKQFADLNRFISTVAMIVFCVQLLFLFNFFFSIFRGRKVTNPNPWGSNTLEWTTPINPGHGNWVGEIPEVHRWAYDYGRDGKEFVPQTTPIGADESTNH; from the coding sequence ATGAGTAACGAAGCTGTTTTAGATCCTCACGTTGGTGGAATCATTCATCATGATACAGAGCATGGTGAACACCATGAGCATCATCACCATGAAACTTTTATTACGAAATATGTTTTTAGCCAGGATCATAAAATGATCGGTAAACAGTTTTTGATCACCGGTATGTTTTGGGCTGTAATGGGTGGTTTAATGTCAGTCCTTTTCCGCTTGCAACTGGGATATCCAGATTCAACATTTCCATGGCTTGAAGATATTTTAGGTAAATGGGCAAAAGGGGGGCATATAACAGCAGAAGCATATTATGCACTTGTTACTATGCATGGTACAGTGATGGTTTTCTTTGTATTGACAGCAGGGCTTAGTGGAACTTTTGCTAATCTTTTAATTCCCTTGCAGATTGGTGCAAGAGATATGGCATCGCCATTTATGAACATGCTTAGTTATTGGTTCTTTTTTATAGCAAGTGTAGTAATGCTGTCATCCATATTTGTAGAAACGGGTCCCTTTAGTGGTGGATGGACTGCTTACCCTCCACTTAGTGCATTAGGGGATGCATCGCCAGGTTCTAAAACAGGTATGGATCTTTGGATAATAGCGATGGCACTATTTGTTGTTTCTTCATTACTTGGGGGTCTTAACTATATTGCTACTATTTTGAATATGCGCACCAAAGGGATGAGTATGACCCGGTTACCACTCACTATTTGGGCATTATTTTTCACTGCCGTATTAGGCGTGTTGTCATTCCCTGTATTGCTTTCAGGGTTTATACTTTTGATATTTGATAGGAATTTTGGAACAAGTTTTTATCTCTCCGATATTTTTGTCAACGGCGTCGGTGCACTACCAAATGAAGGCGGAAATGCTATTTTATTCCAGCATCTATTTTGGTTTTTAGGGCACCCTGAAGTATATATTATTATTTTACCTGGTATGGGAATAGTATCTGAGGTAATGAGTGTTAATGCCCGGAAACCAATTTTTGGTTATATGGCTATGGTTGGGTCATTGTTTGCAATAGCAATTCTTTCATTCTTGGTTTGGGCGCATCACATGTTTGTAACAGGATTGAACCCATTTCTGGGATCAATATTCGTATTGTTAACATTATTGATAGCAGTACCATCGGCTATTAAAGTTTTTAACTGGCTAACCACATTATGGAGAGGAAACCTTCGTTTTACACCCGCAATGTTATTTGCAATTGGCTTTGTGAGTATGTTTATTTCTGGCGGGTTAACCGGTATATGGCTTGGGAACTCTGCATTGGATATTCATCTTCACGATACATATTTTGTGATTGCACACTTTCATATAGTAATGGGCGTTGCAGGAGTGTTTGGTATGTATTGTGGTATTTATCATTGGTTCCCTAAAATGTATGGACGTTACCTGAACAACAATCTTGGTTATATACACTTTTGGTTAACAATGATTGGTGCATACCTTATTTTCTGGCCAATGCACTATGAAGGTCTTGCGGGAATGCCGCGTCGTTATTACGATTACAGCGTTTGGGAAAGTTTTAAGCAATTTGCAGACCTCAACAGATTTATAAGTACAGTTGCGATGATAGTGTTTTGTGTCCAATTGTTATTCCTCTTTAATTTCTTCTTTTCAATATTTCGCGGAAGAAAGGTTACCAATCCTAATCCATGGGGTTCAAATACACTTGAGTGGACTACACCCATTAATCCTGGTCATGGGAACTGGGTTGGAGAAATACCTGAAGTTCATCGCTGGGCTTACGATTATGGAAGGGATGGTAAAGAGTTTGTTCCGCAAACTACGCCTATTGGGGCAGATGAAAGTACCAATCATTAG
- the cyoE gene encoding heme o synthase — translation MSKSLNTSTSFSLASKVKDYFLLIKFTLSFTVVFSCVICYLLAPNIVAYDLKMIIILFVAGMLVTGSANAINQASEKDTDALMKRTIKRPVASGRMNVTEAYAFAFIAGIVGVWLMYEFFNLSSALLSAFSLFLYAYIYTPLKKISSVSVLVGAFPGAVPCLIGWVAATNAFSPFAIVEGTSVSNAAGWALFGIQFLWQFPHFWAIAWVAHNDYSKAGFKLLPGGNEPTRMTALQAIAYAVMMIPVGILPFYFGLTGTVSMWIVIAANVFIVIQCVRLYIEMDVKAARRVMFSSYIYLPVVFLALLADKIPLNT, via the coding sequence ATGAGTAAATCACTTAATACTTCTACATCTTTTTCCCTTGCATCAAAGGTTAAAGATTATTTTTTGCTGATTAAATTCACGCTCAGTTTTACAGTGGTTTTTTCATGTGTGATCTGTTATCTGCTGGCTCCAAATATTGTAGCTTATGATCTTAAAATGATCATTATTTTATTTGTTGCTGGTATGCTCGTAACAGGAAGCGCAAATGCTATTAATCAGGCTTCTGAAAAAGATACCGATGCATTAATGAAAAGGACAATTAAACGCCCTGTAGCAAGTGGAAGGATGAATGTCACCGAAGCTTATGCGTTTGCTTTTATTGCCGGTATCGTAGGTGTGTGGCTGATGTATGAATTTTTCAATCTTTCATCTGCACTACTTTCTGCTTTCAGTCTTTTCTTATACGCATACATATACACGCCTTTAAAAAAAATCAGCTCAGTTTCCGTATTGGTAGGTGCTTTTCCCGGCGCTGTTCCGTGTTTGATAGGTTGGGTCGCGGCAACAAATGCATTCAGTCCTTTTGCAATTGTAGAGGGCACCTCAGTTTCAAATGCTGCAGGCTGGGCTTTATTTGGAATACAGTTTTTATGGCAGTTTCCGCATTTTTGGGCAATTGCCTGGGTTGCACATAATGACTATTCAAAGGCCGGGTTTAAATTATTACCTGGTGGAAATGAACCCACGAGAATGACTGCTTTGCAGGCAATAGCATATGCTGTAATGATGATACCTGTTGGCATACTGCCATTTTATTTTGGACTTACCGGTACCGTAAGCATGTGGATCGTAATTGCTGCTAATGTTTTTATAGTTATACAGTGTGTGAGATTATACATAGAAATGGATGTAAAGGCTGCAAGACGAGTAATGTTTAGCAGTTATATTTATCTTCCTGTTGTGTTTCTTGCACTACTTGCTGATAAAATCCCTTTAAATACATAG
- a CDS encoding cytochrome c oxidase subunit II, which produces MSFFFVIAVIILVFLIIFQIAKASEYVAVLKGEDRTRKENNKINGFFMIAFLIAGLIGVYFCNDALVGKTLLVHESASLQGEKVDQMLWVTLIITGIVFVITQCILFWFAYRYQESEKRKAFFFPHNNTMEIVWTVVPAIALTVLVVIGLRNWFSFTGDAPKNAMQVEVTGKQFGWIFRYSGNDGVFGKKYFRMIDPADNSLGLNWRDSAGINVKDDVAAHDDIVTEQTMYVVKNKPVKLIIGSRDVVHDVGLSWFRLKMDAVPGTPTTLWFTPKFTTKEMKESTGNPNFQYEISCDQMCGNGHYSMKGVIEVVTQAEYDEWMAKQKPAYYAAFPDKDPANIKPATPASDTTKATAVRLKPDLEVKKEKI; this is translated from the coding sequence ATGTCATTCTTTTTTGTAATAGCCGTTATCATTCTTGTTTTTCTGATCATATTTCAGATTGCTAAAGCCAGTGAATATGTAGCAGTGCTGAAGGGCGAAGACCGTACAAGAAAAGAGAATAATAAGATCAATGGCTTTTTCATGATAGCATTTCTTATTGCGGGTTTGATCGGTGTATATTTTTGCAATGATGCATTGGTTGGTAAAACTTTGCTTGTTCATGAATCTGCAAGTCTACAGGGCGAAAAAGTTGACCAGATGCTTTGGGTTACTTTAATCATTACCGGGATTGTATTTGTAATTACTCAATGTATTTTATTTTGGTTTGCATACCGCTACCAGGAAAGTGAAAAGCGCAAGGCATTCTTTTTCCCGCATAACAATACAATGGAAATAGTGTGGACCGTGGTGCCCGCCATTGCTCTCACAGTTTTAGTAGTAATTGGTCTTCGCAACTGGTTTTCCTTTACCGGAGATGCGCCTAAGAATGCGATGCAAGTAGAAGTTACAGGGAAGCAATTTGGTTGGATATTTCGATACTCAGGAAATGATGGTGTGTTTGGAAAAAAGTACTTCAGAATGATTGATCCTGCGGATAATTCACTTGGTTTGAACTGGCGTGACAGTGCTGGAATTAATGTTAAAGATGATGTAGCCGCACATGATGATATTGTTACAGAGCAAACAATGTATGTAGTAAAAAATAAACCGGTAAAACTCATCATTGGTTCACGTGATGTAGTACATGATGTAGGTTTATCCTGGTTCCGATTAAAAATGGATGCCGTTCCTGGTACGCCTACAACTTTGTGGTTTACGCCGAAGTTTACTACTAAAGAAATGAAAGAAAGTACGGGCAACCCGAATTTTCAATACGAAATTAGTTGTGATCAAATGTGCGGAAACGGACATTATTCAATGAAAGGGGTTATTGAGGTGGTTACGCAAGCCGAGTATGATGAATGGATGGCTAAACAAAAGCCTGCTTATTACGCTGCTTTTCCTGATAAAGACCCCGCGAATATTAAACCTGCTACTCCGGCTTCTGATACCACAAAAGCAACTGCTGTTCGATTAAAGCCTGACTTAGAGGTAAAAAAAGAGAAAATTTAA